The Dehalococcoidales bacterium genome window below encodes:
- a CDS encoding DNA double-strand break repair nuclease NurA — translation MSLDLTAVAAQIISMIAGLKGSRAEQDKRLRYALDTINSPAIDLAALQKKIKDGQTTWLVANIVEGLNKRYALPPAPPDFNVIATDGSHIDVDRHHATRCYLINVGSVRLQYGSRPDAMLASTPRLYSEESDLAITPPGGGREQAIEGNILGAKRSIEECRGLAELAAGLPPESKTLALLDGTLILWGLEAYPDFVTDALLHNGMLKQLDALQKLNQDRRLSLASYISFPRSTDVLNVLRVVVCPHGVPDCDKHCPPEKGRDCDGLAGVRDRDIFINLLKNGERSALFISPSKVVKEHYGQHQVHFFYLRAEDEIARIEIPKWVAEDETLLNLTHTLVYDQCKRGQGYPVVLSEAHEQAVVTGADRENFWELVESTLIEGHLDSSSSAKSASKRTRWI, via the coding sequence GTGTCACTGGATCTGACCGCCGTGGCGGCGCAGATAATCAGCATGATAGCCGGCCTCAAAGGTTCCCGCGCGGAGCAGGATAAGCGCTTGCGCTACGCCCTGGACACCATAAACAGCCCGGCCATCGACCTGGCAGCCCTGCAAAAGAAAATCAAGGACGGCCAGACCACCTGGCTGGTGGCAAACATCGTGGAGGGGCTGAATAAGCGTTATGCTTTGCCCCCCGCCCCGCCGGACTTCAACGTCATCGCCACGGACGGCTCCCATATAGACGTGGACCGGCACCACGCCACCCGCTGCTACCTGATTAATGTGGGGTCGGTGCGGCTGCAATACGGGAGCAGGCCGGACGCCATGCTCGCCAGCACGCCCCGCCTGTACTCTGAAGAAAGCGACCTGGCCATCACGCCGCCAGGCGGGGGACGGGAACAGGCCATCGAGGGGAATATCCTGGGGGCCAAACGCTCCATCGAGGAATGCCGCGGCCTGGCGGAACTGGCCGCCGGCTTACCGCCGGAAAGCAAAACCCTGGCGCTGCTGGACGGCACGCTGATTTTATGGGGGCTGGAGGCTTACCCGGACTTCGTGACGGACGCGCTGCTGCACAACGGCATGCTCAAGCAACTGGACGCGCTGCAAAAGCTCAACCAGGACCGGCGACTCTCTCTGGCCAGCTACATCAGCTTCCCCCGCAGCACGGACGTTTTGAACGTTTTGAGGGTTGTCGTCTGTCCCCACGGTGTGCCCGACTGCGATAAGCACTGCCCGCCGGAAAAGGGGCGGGACTGCGACGGGCTGGCGGGCGTGCGCGACCGCGATATATTCATCAATTTACTTAAAAACGGGGAAAGGTCGGCGCTGTTCATCAGCCCTTCCAAAGTCGTCAAAGAGCATTACGGCCAACACCAGGTGCATTTCTTCTACCTGAGAGCGGAGGATGAAATCGCCCGCATCGAAATCCCGAAGTGGGTGGCGGAGGATGAAACGCTTTTGAACCTGACGCACACTTTGGTCTACGACCAGTGTAAACGCGGGCAGGGCTATCCGGTGGTGCTATCGGAGGCGCACGAGCAGGCGGTGGTCACCGGCGCGGATAGAGAAAACTTCTGGGAACTGGTAGAATCAACACTGATAGAAGGCCACCTCGATAGCTCATCTTCAGCCAAGAGCGCCAGCAAGAGGACGAGGTGGATTTAA
- a CDS encoding DnaJ C-terminal domain-containing protein: protein MNIQNITIKPSEALFGTKRLITRKGKRLEVAIPPGVKTGTLVKLSGALRITDGFNDDLYIRVNVRNTRNIVFTAAAAGLLCLVIILTIVLANPISDKVPAAEKARIDSAVVYGGVF from the coding sequence ATGAATATACAAAATATAACCATAAAACCTTCAGAAGCCTTATTCGGCACCAAAAGGCTTATCACCAGAAAAGGCAAAAGGCTGGAAGTAGCCATTCCGCCGGGGGTAAAGACCGGCACTTTGGTCAAACTAAGCGGCGCCCTCCGGATAACCGACGGCTTTAATGACGACCTTTATATTCGGGTAAATGTCAGGAACACGCGTAATATCGTCTTTACCGCCGCCGCCGCCGGCCTGCTGTGCCTGGTCATCATCCTGACCATAGTACTGGCCAATCCCATCAGTGATAAAGTGCCCGCCGCGGAAAAGGCCCGGATTGACAGCGCCGTTGTATACGGCGGCGTCTTTTGA
- a CDS encoding ATP-binding protein, protein MDTDNRQKLGIVTTASLEKGVDVRLDAPVSVEDMVVGRYVTIEGQKRRFFGMITDVRLGVTDERLTVSPPDVSDPFIAEVLSGTSTFGQIHVTPMLTIGGDADTTLEGPQPVKTIPAHFSTVNLAAEQDIENVFGKEDPQRFNIGNPLDMETKLCLNLVEFVKRSNGIFGKSGTGKTFLTRILLIGILQKSQAVNLIFDMHNEYGWQGTSEKGPPVKGLKQLFPSSVAVFTLDEENSRRRGVSTDAVVKIGYDEIEPEDIVLLRQTLNLTEPAVEAVYQLKRRFGKSWIQSTLELEGGEDTKALLDSLSIHESTFQNLKRGLGTIRRLPFIEPHAPADAVKNILDHLDRGINVVLEFGRYRDITAYVLVANMLARRIYSQYQSRTEKAMAEGAAAPHPLVITIEEAHKFLNPEVSSQTIFGTIAREMRKYNVSLLVIDQRPSGIDSEVMSQMGTKITCLLDNERDIDSVLAGVSGKNELKSVLARLAPKQQALIFGHAVPMPVAFQPREYGSAKSYKDFTDTGKPGAPPPSDKEIEDLWK, encoded by the coding sequence ATGGATACGGATAACAGGCAGAAGCTCGGCATAGTCACCACCGCCTCCCTGGAAAAGGGCGTGGACGTAAGGCTGGACGCGCCGGTATCCGTGGAGGATATGGTGGTGGGGCGCTATGTGACTATCGAGGGGCAGAAACGCCGGTTCTTCGGGATGATTACGGACGTGCGCCTGGGCGTGACCGACGAAAGACTGACGGTCTCCCCGCCCGATGTATCCGACCCCTTTATCGCCGAGGTGTTAAGCGGCACCTCTACCTTCGGGCAGATTCACGTAACCCCCATGCTGACCATCGGCGGGGACGCGGACACCACGCTGGAAGGGCCGCAGCCGGTCAAGACCATCCCCGCCCATTTCTCCACCGTCAACCTGGCGGCGGAACAGGATATAGAAAATGTCTTCGGCAAGGAAGACCCCCAGCGCTTCAACATCGGCAACCCGCTGGACATGGAGACCAAGCTCTGCCTCAACCTGGTGGAGTTCGTCAAGCGCTCCAACGGCATCTTCGGCAAGAGCGGCACCGGCAAGACCTTCCTCACCCGCATTTTGCTCATCGGCATCCTGCAAAAGAGCCAGGCCGTCAACCTTATTTTCGACATGCACAACGAGTACGGCTGGCAGGGCACGAGCGAAAAGGGCCCGCCGGTCAAAGGATTAAAACAGCTGTTCCCGTCCAGCGTGGCCGTCTTTACCCTGGACGAGGAGAACTCGCGGCGCAGGGGCGTCAGCACCGATGCGGTGGTAAAAATCGGCTACGACGAAATCGAGCCGGAGGACATCGTGCTGCTGCGGCAGACGCTCAACCTCACCGAGCCGGCGGTGGAAGCCGTTTACCAGCTCAAGCGCCGCTTCGGGAAGAGCTGGATACAGAGCACTCTGGAGCTGGAGGGCGGGGAGGACACCAAAGCGCTGCTGGACAGCCTGAGCATCCATGAAAGCACCTTCCAGAACCTCAAGCGCGGGCTGGGCACCATCCGGCGGCTGCCCTTTATCGAGCCCCACGCCCCCGCCGACGCCGTGAAAAACATCCTCGACCATTTGGATAGAGGCATCAACGTGGTGCTGGAGTTCGGGCGCTACCGCGATATCACCGCCTACGTGCTGGTGGCCAACATGCTGGCCCGGCGTATCTACAGTCAGTACCAGTCCCGCACGGAAAAGGCCATGGCGGAGGGCGCGGCCGCGCCCCATCCCCTGGTCATCACCATCGAGGAAGCGCACAAGTTCCTCAACCCGGAGGTATCCAGCCAGACCATCTTCGGCACCATCGCGCGGGAGATGCGCAAGTACAACGTCAGCCTGCTCGTTATCGACCAGCGCCCCTCCGGCATCGATAGCGAGGTCATGTCCCAGATGGGCACCAAGATTACCTGCCTGCTGGACAACGAGCGCGATATCGACAGCGTTTTAGCCGGTGTCTCCGGCAAGAACGAGCTGAAGTCCGTTTTAGCCCGCCTCGCCCCCAAGCAGCAGGCGCTCATCTTCGGCCACGCCGTGCCCATGCCGGTGGCCTTTCAGCCGCGGGAGTACGGCTCCGCCAAATCTTATAAAGATTTTACCGACACGGGGAAGCCGGGCGCGCCTCCGCCAAGCGATAAAGAGATAGAGGACTTGTGGAAGTAA
- a CDS encoding GNAT family N-acetyltransferase: MKNVILKDYPPLTDGEIAVVVKEKHPAGLHKGWVPFYDFEIRLRGKADSIGRIALRIGNTRDLKMYGGHIGYNINEEYRGHHYAAKGCKLIRQIALDYGLKTLWITCNPDNHASRKTCEALGCEMVEIVDLPEYSDMYQAGERQKCRYRWRL; this comes from the coding sequence ATGAAAAACGTAATCCTTAAAGATTACCCTCCCCTGACCGACGGCGAGATAGCGGTGGTAGTCAAGGAAAAGCATCCGGCGGGGCTGCATAAGGGCTGGGTGCCGTTTTATGACTTCGAGATACGTTTGCGGGGGAAAGCCGATTCCATAGGCCGCATCGCCCTACGTATCGGCAACACCAGGGACCTGAAAATGTACGGCGGGCACATAGGGTATAACATAAATGAGGAATACCGGGGGCACCATTACGCCGCCAAAGGGTGTAAGCTTATCCGGCAGATAGCCCTCGATTACGGCCTGAAAACGCTTTGGATTACCTGCAACCCGGACAACCACGCGTCCCGCAAGACCTGCGAGGCATTAGGCTGCGAGATGGTGGAGATAGTGGATTTACCGGAATACAGCGACATGTACCAGGCAGGCGAAAGGCAGAAGTGCCGGTACCGGTGGAGGCTTTGA
- a CDS encoding patatin-like phospholipase family protein — MSKNTPKKKVGLALSGGAARGMAHVGVLDVLHEAGIPIDMIAGTSAGAVMGAVYASGMDMQKMIEKALDAKWKKFTPLVDPSFPKTGLLKGAKIKSLLASFMGGELDFKDLKIPFTCVATDIDTGEEVLMDRGPLLDALRATISVPGIFAIVERGGRYLVDGGLTTPVPVHVVKNMGADFIIAVNVNADVSDRMGKSGIKRVKKHKEPNILSILMQSFYITTYSLARRTMEEADVIIEPDMPHIGTSDFSKAEEMIEKGRQAARAALPEIRRKLGEG; from the coding sequence ATGAGTAAAAATACCCCTAAGAAGAAAGTCGGCCTGGCTTTAAGCGGCGGGGCGGCGCGGGGCATGGCGCACGTGGGCGTGCTGGATGTGCTGCACGAAGCAGGCATCCCCATTGACATGATTGCCGGCACCAGCGCCGGGGCGGTGATGGGGGCGGTTTACGCTTCCGGCATGGATATGCAAAAAATGATAGAGAAGGCGCTGGACGCCAAATGGAAAAAGTTTACCCCCCTGGTGGACCCCTCTTTCCCCAAAACCGGCCTGCTCAAGGGCGCAAAAATAAAGTCGCTGCTGGCCTCGTTCATGGGCGGCGAGCTGGATTTCAAAGACCTCAAGATACCGTTTACCTGCGTGGCCACGGATATTGACACCGGCGAAGAGGTATTGATGGACCGCGGGCCGTTGCTGGACGCGCTGCGGGCCACTATTTCCGTCCCCGGCATCTTTGCCATCGTCGAACGCGGGGGGCGCTATCTGGTGGACGGGGGGCTGACCACGCCGGTGCCGGTGCACGTGGTGAAAAACATGGGGGCGGACTTCATTATCGCCGTCAACGTGAACGCGGACGTGTCCGACCGCATGGGCAAGTCCGGTATCAAACGCGTGAAAAAGCATAAAGAGCCGAACATTTTGAGCATCCTGATGCAGTCGTTCTACATCACCACCTACTCCCTGGCGCGGCGCACCATGGAAGAAGCGGACGTTATCATCGAGCCGGACATGCCGCATATCGGCACCAGTGATTTCAGCAAAGCGGAAGAGATGATAGAGAAGGGGCGGCAGGCGGCGCGGGCGGCCTTGCCGGAGATAAGGCGGAAGCTGGGGGAGGGGTAA